A window of Struthio camelus isolate bStrCam1 chromosome 15, bStrCam1.hap1, whole genome shotgun sequence contains these coding sequences:
- the RAI1 gene encoding retinoic acid-induced protein 1: MQSFRERCGFHGNQQSYQPTSQDTSRLENYRHQSQAGPNCERQRLVAKEYYSQQQLPYSGYENSAVEKYHRGNKQLAGQQLQGRPAFSNYGVQENSPYPARYSGDESLQAWGGQPQALPGGVAKYEDSLMKKTAAPAGGRPYHEQAAAPLPFRTHFQQQQPPALPYPKLQRQKLPNDVSSPMSFSQTPHFSQHSQSFPASSTYSSVPGASQPAHSYKSCTAPSGPPQHERPLGNAGSLAPGQRVPNLHGYQANRIGYEQPPQPPQPPPQQPPPPPQQPPPPQPQPPALQGRHHAPETLHYQNLAKYQHYNQPGQTYCQGDAPPVRTPEQYYQTFSPSASHSPARSVGRSPSYSSTPSPLMPNLENFQYSQQSLSTGAFPAGITDHSHFMPLLNPSPTDGTSPDAQSGNCKNLQKEKIPENLLSDLSLQSLTALTSQVENISNTVQQLLLSKSAMPQKKGIKNPARTPEQLKGQHCSPESSTYSADQVGTPLSDPLSTPQSVHAETQDADYLSGSEDQLERSFLYCNQNRSPARVNSNSKAKPESVSTCSVTSPDDMSTKSDDSFQSIHASLPLETFTKYVTNERDCPRLLLSALSQEELASEIIVLQDAINEKADKAWANSPMLNKDATKSPFHLENHRPCLDSMVKGAWPSQGDSSTLTEPLKLDKASGGSTGKDFGEEVYESPQVDFAATETKDALKDATSLAYNSKPSIPAATSSSGAASYSCYSNTTANSVGSDNAMEHFEWPDESLGESCLRWKELGTGLQASDLSKGLFPSKLVGSCKEKKNACSLDPCDGEQPAKSEQARDFSQQAMEEEEEETLTYDEATKADSERWLQDTRHCCSAGDFSEIPMISSPDLKESDLEAEEYSSLCELASSEQKSVIYDASPPKPPEMPAVLSSSDVPVSAEETVSTVEKESSAPSSRLSGPSVILLGPAVGTETKVKSWFKSSLPHIKPEEEAGGGEKTHPETTDPESALSVTVKKQLLPENALGKPEPVSRGKSLRNKRVHCRLSEGDDSSKAVPSPFNDLPAAGGVAGTCVGPDGQMEIPSKNAHSQTPRFPAEGLPARMCTRSFTALTEPRTPAPLEGLKAPAHQEKLGKKPACGVKQRVAFKARKRTGRPAPKVIPSAGDATLLVPGLVPNEEPVGPKAPEGDAPDAEDRDQRSMILRSRTKTQEVFYTKRRRGKRAADVRLKNCKTPKKLISNNHLPSAFKLTPQGSPHKEGKVGSRMKLPKAGPGMGSKMSERPLHSLKRKSTFISPIPAKKRNLVLRSNSGGMKEEKPEAPPSLFKKMPVAKKVKAKLPPKSAGEAVLKPPPVKEAPDVCIKITSRAAFQEATKTKVLPPRKGRGLKLEAIVQKITSPNLKKFACKPAATAVAATAAAYGTSLSPAGAEKERAVKHGGVAPAVGDVRLPKPAAAQKAPAGPVAEQLCRSAGSRALKGKLMNGKKLPADCFKGEPYSPAPQPGAPAKTIALLPKKRNRKGKAAALGMAKAPPDKRAPLGPALLLPPRERAAGSGDEAPRDGKKPKSEDKEAAGGEGPEGRPGPGPGPGPGPTRGPKARANHANYNGYSKRQRKRLAHGKAKAVPARCKSRGKRRRAAQQAPLLHPAEPEIRLKYISCKRLRTDSRAPPFAPYVRVEKRDEFTTACTVVNSPGEEAKLQRGPPTPGVLPRLRAALPASSTMHLGPVVSKALSAACLVCCLCRNPANYKDLGDLCGPYYPEDCLPKKKSRLKEKARAEGPSEEAAGPPPAERALRAAENSCPAGAGAGKVPPPPPPPPPRPDGAAAADSAKQSSALRSSPRGMFRRLQSCYCCDERTEGEEAAAEKPRRHECNKAESPPQEPAGDTQEHWLHEACAVWTAGVYLVAGKLYGLQEAVKAAADVKCSSCQQAGASVGCCQKGCPHAYHYACAVDAGCLLTEESFSLKCPKHKRQPV, from the exons ATGCAGTCCTTTCGAGAAAGGTGTGGTTTCCATGGCAACCAGCAGAGCTACCAGCCGACTTCACAAGATACATCACGCCTGGAGAATTACAGGCATCAAAGTCAGGCAGGGCCGAACTGCGAGCGGCAGAGGCTGGTGGCGAAGGAGTACTACAGTCAGCAGCAACTGCCGTACTCGGGCTACGAGAACAGCGCCGTGGAGAAATACCACCGGGGAAATAAGCAATTAGCGGGCCAGCAGCTGCAAGGCAGGCCGGCCTTTTCCAATTACGGCGTGCAGGAGAACAGCCCCTACCCTGCCCGCTACTCGGGGGACGAGAGCCTGCAGGCGTGGGGCGGCCAGCCGCAGGCCTTGCCCGGCGGCGTGGCCAAGTATGAGGACAGCTTGATGAAGAAgacggcggccccggcgggcgggcggccgtaCCACGAGcaggcggcggccccgctgcccttcCGGACtcacttccagcagcagcagccgcccgctCTGCCCTACCCCAAGCTGCAGCGGCAGAAGCTCCCCAACGACGTCTCCTCGCCCATGTCCTTCTCCCAGACCCCCCACTTCAGCCAGCACTCGCAgtccttccctgcctcctccacCTACTCGTCGGTGCCGGGCGCGAGCCAGCCGGCGCACTCCTACAAGAGCTGCACGGCGCCTTCGGGGCCGCCGCAGCACGAGCGGCCCCTGGGCAACGCCGGCAGCCTGGCCCCCGGGCAGCGGGTGCCCAACCTGCACGGCTACCAGGCCAACCGCATCGGCTACGAgcagccgccgcagccgccgcagccgccgccgcagcagccgccgccgccgccgcagcagccgccgccgccgcagccgcagccgccggcCTTGCAAGGGCGGCATCACGCGCCGGAGACTCTTCACTACCAAAACTTAGCCAAGTACCAACATTACAACCAGCCGGGCCAGACCTACTGCCAGGGCGACGCGCCGCCCGTGAGGACCCCAGAGCAATACTACCAGACCttcagccccagcgccagccacTCGCCGGCCCGCTCCGTCGGCAGGTCCCCGTCCTACAGCTCCACTCCCTCCCCGCTGATGCCGAACCTGGAGAACTTCCAGTACAGCCAGCAGTCCCTGAGCACGGGCGCCTTCCCGGCGGGCATCACCGACCACAGCCATTTCATGCCGCTGCTGAACCCGTCTCCGACCGACGGGACGAGTCCGGACGCTCAGTCCGGGAACTGTAAAAACTTGCAGAAGGAGAAAATCCCTGAAAACCTCCTGTCGGAtctcagcttgcagagcctgacggCGCTCACCTCCCAGGTCGAGAACATTTCCAACACCGTGCAGCAGCTTCTGCTCTCCAAATCGGCCATGCCCCAGAAGAAGGGTATCAAGAACCCAGCGAGGACCCCCGAGCAGCTCAAAGGGCAGCACTGCAGTCCCGAGAGCAGCACCTACTCTGCAGACCAGGTAGGCACCCCCCTGTCCGACCCGCTCAGCACCCCGCAGTCCGTCCACGCAGAGACGCAGGACGCCGATTATCTCAGCGGGTCAGAGGACCAGCTGGAAAGAAGTTTCCTGTATTGCAACCAGAACCGCAGCCCTGCCCGTGTCAACAGCAACTCCAAGGCGAAGCCCGAGTCAGTGTCCACTTGCTCCGTGACCTCCCCAGATGACATGTCCACCAAATCGGACGACTCCTTCCAGAGCATCCACGCCAGCCTGCCCCTGGAGACCTTCACCAAGTACGTGACCAACGAACGGGACTGTCCTCGGCTGCTCCTCAGCGCCCTGTCCCAGGAGGAGCTGGCCTCCGAAATCATCGTCCTGCAGGACGCCATCAACGAGAAGGCAGACAAGGCCTGGGCCAATTCCCCCATGCTCAACAAGGATGCCACAAAATCCCCCTTCCACCTGGAGAACCACCGGCCGTGCCTGGACTCCATGGTGAAGGGCGCCTGGCCCAGCCAGGGCGACTCCAGCACGCTCACTGAGCCCCTGAAGCTGGACAAGGCTTCCGGGGGCAGCACGGGGAAGGACTTTGGCGAAGAGGTGTACGAGAGCCCCCAGGTGGACTTTGCAGCCACCGAGACAAAGGATGCGCTCAAAGACGCGACCTCTCTGGCGTACAACTCCAAGCCCAGCATCCCAGCTGCTACTTCGAGCTCCGGGGCTGCCAGCTACAGCTGCTATTCGAACACCACTGCCAACTCGGTGGGGTCTGACAACGCCATGGAGCATTTCGAGTGGCCAGATGAGAGCCTCGGCGAGTCGTGCCTGAGGTGGAAAGAGCTGGGGACGGGCCTGCAAGCCTCAGACCTTTCCAAGGGCTTGTTCCCGAGCAAATTGGTGGGGtcctgcaaggagaaaaaaaatgcctgcAGCTTGGATCCGTGCGATGGTGAGCAGCCAGCCAAGAGCGAGCAAGCCAGGGACTTCAGCCAGCAGGcgatggaggaggaagaggaagagacgctgACATACGACGAGGCCACGAAGGCGGACAGCGAGCGATGGCTGCAGGACACGCGGCATTGCTGCTCGGCTGGGGACTTCAGCGAAATCCCCATGATTTCGTCGCCGGACCTGAAGGAGTCGGACCTGGAAGCGGAGGAGTATTCCTCGCTCTGCGAGCTGGCGAGCTCGGAGCAGAAGTCGGTGATTTACGACGCCTCGCCACCGAAGCCCCCGGAGATGCCCGCTGTGCTGTCCTCCAGCGACGTGCCCGTGTCCGCCGAAGAAACCGTCAGCACGGTGGAGAAGGAGAGCTCGGCCCCCTCGTCGCGGTTATCCGGCCCGTCCGTGATCCTCCTCGGCCCCGCCGTCGGCACCGAAACCAAGGTGAAGAGCTGGTTCAAATCCTCCCTGCCCCACATCAAGCCTGAAGAGGAGGCCGGCGGAGGGGAGAAAACCCACCCGGAGACGACGGACCCTGAGTCGGCCTTGTCGGTCACGGTCAAGAAGCAGCTGCTGCCCGAAAACGCGTTGGGGAAGCCGGAGCCCGTCTCGAGGGGCAAGAGCCTCCGCAACAAGAGAGTCCACTGCCGGCTGTCGGAGGGAGACGACTCCAGCAAAGCGGTGCCAAGCCCGTTTAATGATCTGCCGGCAGCTGGCGGCGTGGCCGGCACATGTGTCGGGCCAGATGGCCAGATGGAAATACCGAGCAAAAATGCCCACAGCCAAACGCCGAGGTTTCCAGCGGAGGGTTTGCCAGCTCGCATGTGCACCCGCTCCTTCACCGCCCTCACCGAGCCCCGCACGCCGGCCCCGCTCGAGGGGCTGAAAGCCCCGGCGCACCAGGAGAAGCTGGGGAAGAAACCCGCCTGCGGCGTGAAGCAGCGGGTGGCTTTCAAAGCCAGGAAACGCACCGGCAGGCCGGCCCCCAAGGTCATCCCAAGCGCCGGCGATGCCACCCTCCTGGTGCCCGGCTTAGTGCCCAACGAGGAGCCGGTGGGGCCGAAGGCGCCGGAGGGGGACGCCCCGGACGCCGAGGACAGGGACCAGCGATCTATGATCCTGCGTTCCCGGACGAAGACGCAGGAGGTCTTCTACACCAAGAGGCGGAGGGGCAAGCGGGCGGCGGACGTCCGGCTGAAGAACTGCAAAACCCCCAAGAAACTCATCTCCAACAACCACCTGCCGTCCGCCTTCAAGCTCacgccccagggcagcccccacAAGGAAGGCAAGGTGGGCTCGCGCATGAAGCTGCCCAAAGCGGGGCCGGGCATGGGCAGCAAGATGTCCGAGCGGCCTCTGCACTCCCTGAAGAGGAAATCCACCTTCATCTCCCCCATCCCCGCCAAGAAGAGAAACCTGGTCCTACGGAGCAACAGTGGTGGCATGAAGGAGGAGAAGCCGGAGGCCCCCCCCAGCCTCTTCAAAAAGATGCCCGTGGCCAAGAAGGTGAAAGCAAAGCTGCCCCCCAAGAGCGCCGGCGAAGCCGTCTTGAAGCCCCCTCCGGTGAAGGAGGCCCCTGACGTCTGCATCAAGATCACCTCGCGGGCGGCCTTCCAGGAGGCCACCAAGACCAAAGtcctgcctccccgcaagggccgCGGCCTCAAGCTGGAGGCCATCGTCCAGAAGATCACCTCGCCCAACCTGAAGAAGTTCGCCTGCAAGCCCGCGGCCACCGCCGTGGCGGCCACGGCGGCCGCCTACGGCACCTCGCTGAGCCCCGCCGGAGCGGAGAAGGAGCGGGCCGTGAAGCACGGCGGCGTGGCCCCGGCCGTGGGGGACGTGAGGCTGCCGAAACCCGCCGCGGCGCAGaaggcgccggccgggccggtggccgagcagctctgcaggagcgcCGGCAGCAGAGCCTTGAAGGGCAAGCTCATGAACGGCAAGAAGCTGCCGGCCGACTGCTTCAAGGGCGAGCCCTACtcgccggcgccgcagcccggcgcgcCGGCCAAGACCATCGCCCTCCTCCCCAAGAAGAGGAACCGCAAAGGCAAAGCGGCGGCGCTCGGCATGGCCAAAGCGCCCCCGGACAAGCGGGCGCCGCTGGGccccgcgctgctgctgccgccccgggagcgggcggccggcagTGGCGACGAGGCGCCGCGGGACGGCAAGAAACCAAAGAGCGAGGAtaaggaggcggcgggcggcgagggccccgaggggcggccggggccgggaccggggccggggccggggccgacgCGGGGGCCGAAGGCGCGCGCCAACCACGCCAACTACAACGGTTACTCCAAGCGGCAGAGGAAGCGGCTGGCGCACggcaaggccaaggcggtgccggCCCGGTGCAAGAGCCGGGGcaagcggcggcgggcggcccagCAAGCGCCGCTGCTGCACCCGGCCGAGCCCGAGATCCGCCTCAAGTACATCTCCTGCAAGCGGCTGCGGACGGACAGCCGGGCTCCCCCCTTCGCGCCCTACGTGCGCGTGGAGAAGCGCGACGAGTTCACCACCGCCTGCACCGTCGTCAACTCGCCCGGCGAGGAGGCCAAGCTGCAGCGCGGCCCGCCGACCCCGGGGGTCCTGCCGCGGCTccgggcggccctgccggcctctTCCACCATGCACCTGGGCCCCGTGGTGTCCAAGGCGCTGAGCGCCGCCTGCCTGGTGTGCTGCCTCTGCCGAAACCCCGCCAACTACAAGGACCTGGGGGACCTGTGCGGGCCCTACTACCCCGAGGACTGCCTGCCCAAGAAGAAGTCGCGGCTGAAGGAGAAGGCGCGGGCGGAGGGGCCGAGCGAggaggccgccgggccgccgccggccgagcgGGCGCTCAGAGCCGCCGAGAACAGCTGCCCGGCTGGCGCCGGCGCCGGGAAggtgccaccaccgccgccgccgccgccgccgcggccggacggcgccgccgccgccgactcggCCAAGCAGAGCAGCGCGCTGCGCTCCAGCCCGCGCGGCATGTTTCGGCGGCTGCAGAGCTGCTACTGCTGCGAcgagaggacagagggagaggaggcggcggccgaAAAGCCCCGGAGGCACGAATGTAACAAAGCCGAGTCCCCGCCGCAGGAGCCGGCGGGCGACACGCAGGAGCACTGGCTGCACGAGGCTTGTGCCGTATGGACCGCTGGGGTGTACCTGGTGGCGGGGAAGCTCTACGGGCTGCAGGAGGCCGTCAAGGCGGCTGCCGACGTG AAGTGCTCGAGTTGCCAGCAAGCGGGAGCCAGCGTGGGCTGCTGCCAGAAGGGCTGTCCCCACGCCTACCACTACGCCTGCGCCGTCGACGCCG GTTGCTTATTAACCGAAGAGAGCTTCTCTCTGAAATGTCCCAAACATAAG AGGCAGCCGGTGTAG